The DNA segment CCCGCCACACCAGCCACGCATAGCAGAAAATCAGCACGAAAATACCGACAAAACCGAATTCTTCGCCAATCACGGCCAAAATAAAGTCGGTATGCGCTTCGGGCAGATAAAAGCGTTTTTCCAAACTCGCACCCAAGCCGACGCCGAACCACTCGCCGCGGGCAATCGCCATCAGCGAATGGGTAAGCTGGTAGCCCTTGCCGAGCGGGTCTTCCCACGGATTCAAAAACGCCGCCACACGCGCCATACGATACGGCGCAACGGCAATCAAAGCAGCCATACTGGCCAAACCGATGCCCACCATCATCATGAACCACCGCCACGGCAAGCCGGCTAGAAACAACAGCCCCATCGCTACGGCAGTCACCACCACAAACGAACCGAAGTCCGGCTCCAGCATAATCAGCCCCAAGCCGATACCTACCGGCACGGCGGAAAAACCCACTTTTTTAAACTGCTTGAGAATTTCGGCACGACGGGTAAAGAAGCTCGACAGATACAGAATCACCGCCATTTTGAAAATCTCAGTCGGCTGCAGGTTGAACGGCCCCAAATGAATCCAGCGTTTCGCGCCGTTGATTTCGCGCCCCACCACCAGCACGGCCACCAGCAAAACCAAGCTGCCGAGCAGGATAAACGGCGTTGCCTTTTTCCAAGTTTTCAGCGGGATTTTCGCCACGGCCAACGCCACGCCTGCGCCTATGCCTAAAAATATGGCTTGGCGGCCGAGATAAAACCATTTGTCGCCGCCGTCGTGCGCGGCATAGGCAATCGAGGCGGAGTAAATCATCATCAGGCTGAACGCCGTCATCAATACCACCATCCACAGCAGCGAATGGTCGAATTTCTGCCCGCTGCGCAGAATTTTACGGTCGAGAATTTTGGATTCGGTAATCATATTGCTTGAATCGTTTCTGTTCTGGATTTAAATATTTCAGACGGCCTCAAACACATCAGGCCGTCTGAACAGATGGTGCGCCGCCTTTATAGCAAATAAACTTTATTTCTGACTACGCCTTTGCTGCCCTTTGCCGCAGTAATATTCAAGTCGGCCGGCTATGGGTGTTTTTAGGTAGGAATATTGAAAATATCGCGGCAGACAACAAACCCGCCAAGGCAAAAACAACAGACATGCGGATGCCGTAAAAAAACCAACCGAACACCAGCGACACCAAACCGCCCGCCGCCGCCATAATCAAACTGCCTGTCAAACCCCGTTTCGGCTCGAGCGCATAAACCGCAATCCAAGTCGATAACGCAGGAATCAAGCCGATAAACCATCCTGTTGTCAGAAAATAAAGCGAATGGGGAAAACCAAGCCATTCGCGCCATACGCTCAACGGAACCCACCCGAACAAGGCCAATATCAGCACGGCAAATATCGTTCCTACCGGCGCGCCCAATACCAGCAATCCCCACAACAAAGGAACATAATTCGGTTTCGCCGGCACATTATCTAAGCTGTTCAGCTGATCCAATCGGTTTTCCTTTCTGCTTCAGCAGCCCGAAGGCGAGCCGTCATATTGATTATGGGCAAACCGCCCCATATCATCATCTGCATTCAGACAAGCGGTGCGATTTCGGCGCAGGCAAGCACTTTTCCGTACTGCACGTTTTTTCAGACGGCCTCAAACCATCAGGCCGTCTGAAAAACCTTATAAAGCCTCAAATGCCTCAACAAACACCTGCGCCCGATGCGCATAGCCTTTGAACATATCGAAGCTCGCGCAAGCCGGGCTGAGTAAAACAATATCGCCGCTTTGCGCCAGCTTATAGGCCGTCTGAACGGCTTCTTCCAGCGTTGCGCAGTCAATCACATCCACACCGCAGCCGGTTAAATCGCGGCGGATAAGCGGCGCATCCACACCGATCAGCAGCACGGCGCGGGCTTTATTGTGCAACGCGGCGCGCAGGGGCGTGAAGTCCTGCCCTTTACCCTGCCCGCCCGCAATCAACACCAGCGGGCTTTGCAAACCGGCAATGGCGGCGGCGGTGGCACCGACATTGGTGCCTTTGCTGTCGTCGATAAACGTGATGCCGTTT comes from the Neisseria dumasiana genome and includes:
- the ftsW gene encoding putative lipid II flippase FtsW, which translates into the protein MITESKILDRKILRSGQKFDHSLLWMVVLMTAFSLMMIYSASIAYAAHDGGDKWFYLGRQAIFLGIGAGVALAVAKIPLKTWKKATPFILLGSLVLLVAVLVVGREINGAKRWIHLGPFNLQPTEIFKMAVILYLSSFFTRRAEILKQFKKVGFSAVPVGIGLGLIMLEPDFGSFVVVTAVAMGLLFLAGLPWRWFMMMVGIGLASMAALIAVAPYRMARVAAFLNPWEDPLGKGYQLTHSLMAIARGEWFGVGLGASLEKRFYLPEAHTDFILAVIGEEFGFVGIFVLIFCYAWLVWRAFSIGKQARDLELFFGAYVAKGIGIWLGIQSFFNIGVNIGLLPTKGLTLPLMSYGGSAVIIMLACMALLLRVDYENRLKMRGYKVEG